TCGGCTTGATCATCGACATCACGCCGGGAAAGCCAGTAGAAAACGCCATTAAAGCCGATGAAGCCCATCAGTAGGAGGATGCCATCCAGGCGGCTCAATTCGCCATCGAGCATGAGCAGCGTTGTGAAGATGGTGACGAAGATGAGAATGGGCACTTCTCGCCGGACGAGATTACGGTGAACGGTCACAGTGGCGACGATGCCCGTCAGGCCGAGGATTAGGCCGATATTGGCGATATTGCTGCCAATGACATTGCCTAAGGAAATGCCGCTGGCCCCGCGCAGGGCAGACCAGATGCTGACGAATAACTCCGGCGTAGAGGTGCCGACCGCGACGATCGTCAGGCCGATTAAGAGGCTGGAGAGGCCCAGTCGGCGGGCAATACGTGACGCGCCTGTGACGAGCAGTTCACCGCCGAAGTAGAGGCCAAGCAGCCCCAGCGCCACCAGGATCAGGTTTGAGAATAGGGTCATGGGATGTGTGCAACTTCATTTAGTGGCAAAACGCGTTTATGATACGCCTTTTATACAAAGAGGCATAGGGCGTAGAAGTATTTTAAAATATTTATTAGTATAAATGAAAAAATACTGCTATATAATGGATGATAAATTTATAACATAAATAACATACTTGGCTGAGAAAGTGTAAAGATGAGCTACGACCAGAACTCTAATTATCCTATTCCAGTATATTTAAATCAGCAAATTGTATTTGATTTATTAGCTGTTAAAGAAGATGGTTTTTCCATGATACGTACTGTCAAAACGTCTGAAAATGAAGAGAACACTAAAGGGAAATCTCTACAAGGAAATGTTGGAGTAAATAATGTGTTTGCCTTATTGGGAATAGGTCTAGAAGCTAATAAAGATGAAGCTCAAACTCAGAGTGGAAAAACCCAATCCCAACAAGAAAAAATCCACACACCTAATTCTTTGTTTGCTAAACTACGCACTATATTACAGAAGGAAAAAGTTATAAGACAGGATATAGATATTAATAAATTAAAAGTTGGAGATTTTGTTGAAGTTGACGTAACACTTACAAAAGCTCCGCTAATTTCTATACTTGAGACATACTTGGAATTAATAAAATATAAGAGTTTATTTGGGGATGCATCTAGTAATTCTTCAGCTAAAAAACAGAAACTAAGTCCTGATAAACAATTGCAAGAATTATTAGTCGCCATTAGTCCTAAAAACGCAATTCCACTAATTGATACACAGGATAAGATCCAAATTATTATTTCTGCCAAAATAGATTTTTTTCTCAATCAGGATGTTAGCGAAGCATTGGATGGAGAGTTTCGAGTGTTAGGCAAAGTAACTCGACTAGTTAAAGAAAAGGATGAGACTATAAGTTTGTTGAATCGTACTAGCTTTTCTTTGTTTAGCTCTGATGTGTTTCGTACAATGATTGATGATTTAAATAACCTCGGTGAATATGCATTAAATTTGCCCTATGTCCAGTTAGAGATAAATTCACCTGCTATACAAATAATGCCAATAGCGATTTTCCGATAACCAATGTAAACAAGATACGCTTTACAAATTTTATCGCTTTTTGCAAAAAACCCTTGTCAAGTGCCCTGGCTGGTTATATACTGTTCTTCATCTTGCGGGTGTAGTTCAGCGGTAGAACGTTTCCTTGCCAAGGAAAAGGTCACGAGTTCGAATCTCGTCACCCGCTCAAGAAAAATCGGCCACGAAGGCCGATTTTTTATTTCCCTATGAACTTGTCTTTATGAAGTCGGCTCCCCACTGTGGCAGCGTGCCTAGCAGCCGATGCACAAATTATAGCCTGCGCTGGTCCATTGGTTCGTACCGCCCAGGTCATAAACCCCTGTAAAACCCGCTTCATCCAGGATTTGCGCCGCCTGAGAGCTGCGGTTCCCGCTGCGGCAGTAAACTACAATCGGCTTATCCGTCGGCAGCTCGTTGATGCGCGATGCAATCAAATCGACCGAGATATTGTGTGCCCCCGCGATGTGGCTGGTGTTAAATTCATCCGGCGTGCGAACATCCAGCAGATAGTGATCGACACCTGCAAACTCTGTGTTATATGCCTCTGGGCTGATGAGCACGGGGTCTTCATTTGCCATCAGGTCCGTTGTATTCACCGAGGCCGTATTTGCGGCAGGCGGATTGACCAGGAAAAAGGCCGCTGCAGCCCCAATAACAACAACAACGAGCGCTGCGACAATAAAAACCGTATTCGACTGCTTGGCTGGCGTCACTGTCTTGGACTTGGATTGACTTTTTGACTTGCTCACGACAATTTACTCACAATCTTTCTTCTATAAGAACGAACACTCTGTACAAATATAGCTTCATGGTACTTAACATAATGCCTACAGAGACATACTGAATCTACTGTCGTTCGGCATAAGCTGAAGGTGATAGATGGCGTACAAGCCCCTATCAACCCCTCAAAGGGAGGATGATGGGGCCTGTATGTAAATTATATTGCAAATAAATGCTTAATCGCGTTTAGGTAGATCCGGCAACGGGGGCTTACGTGGCGGATTCGGGCCATTTTGCTGCCGCCGGAAGAAAATCGGAATCTCAGATGTGAACAGTCCGTCTGTTTCCTGCTCGGCCTGCGGTTGATCGGGAATCGTGCTTGGGCGCGGTGTTTGTTCGCCAAAGATAGGCCGTACAAAGTCCGTCAGGGCAATATGGCGTACAGGTTGCTGGCAAAGCTGGCGCAGTGACTGTATGCCATATTGGGCCAGCGCTTCGTATGCAGCCCTGGGCATATCACCCGCTTCCAGATCATCAAGCATATACGTCATGATGCCGCGTAGTTCCGCTTCTGAGGGCTTCGTCCCCTGGCGTTGGGCAGCGTAAGGTACCGCATAGCCCGCGATGGCACGGATCACAGGGACACACTCCCCTGTGATGACGACCACAGGCGGCAGTTGGTCATCGGCGTAAACAGCATCTATGTGCGTAAAAGATGGGAAGAGCGCCTGCGTCAGCGCATAGTACAGATCACCATACAGGGCAACCCATGTGTTGATAATCTGGCTTTGCTGCGCGGCCTGAGCCTGTGTTATCTCTCCCATCAGCACTAAGATACCCTGCCGCACCAGCCCATTAGCGAGCATATGCAGGCGCTCTACGCCTTCCGCAGGGTGATTTAGCAACGTGGAATCGTGCCGCTGAGCCAGCCGGCTCAGGATATTTTCGATACGTGTGGTCATGGTGTAAACTCAAACAAACGACTTGGCCTCTTGTGACCCCATTATAGGGATAATTCTATGCTGGGGTATAGCGCCATTGTTCAGGTTTGAATACAGCACGCCAAATCCCTCCCTATCGAGGGCCTTCATTAAGGTCTTAAAGGTCGTAGGAACAGAAAAAGCCGCTGTGAGGCGGCCTTTTTGTATGTTTTCTTGCGTTAGCTGGGTTCAGCCGTTAGCTGGGTTCAGCCGTTAGCTGGGTTCAGCCGTTAGCTGGGTTCAGCCGTTAGCTGGGTTCAGCCGTTAGCTGGGTTCAGCCGTTAGCTGGGTTCAGCCGTTAGCTGGGTTCAGCCGTTAGCTGGGTTCAGCCGTTAGCTGGGTTCAGCCGTTAGCTGGGTTCAGCGGCGAGGGCGTGTTTACGATTACGCGCTGCATCGAGGATTTCCCTGGCGCTTTCTTTGCCCGTCTCGCCCAGAGTACCCAGCATGTCGGCTAACTCTGAAACGCGCTTATCGTCGGAATCCAGCGCTGTGATGACAGTTTGGGTGCGCTTCTGGCTGACTTTCTTGCGCACATGGTAATGCTTATCCGCGAAGCTAGCGAGTTGGGGCAGATGCGTTACGGCCATAACCTGATGCCCTTTGCTCAGGGCCCATAACTTTTCGCCGACAACAGCGCCAATACGCCCACCAATGCCCTGGTCAATTTCGTCGAAGATCAGGATAGGCGTTTCATCGGCCTGAGTGAGGACGCGCTTGAGCGCCAGCATGATACGAGCCGCTTCACCGCCGGAGGCGACCTTCGCCAGCGGGCGCAGGGGTTCACCAGGGTTTGCGCTCATCATGAATTCCAGCGTGTCGATGCCTGTGGTATCGAAGCTGTAGCGCTTATCACCCATGTAACAACCCGCTTCGGGGTCTTCTGTCGTTTCGATGATGACTTCAAAGCGCGTATTCTCCATACGCAAATCTTTGAGTTCTTTCACCACTTTGCGGCTGAGGTTTCGCCCTGCGAATTCACGCACTTTGTGCATGCGCTCGGCCAGTTCACCGATATGGCGGAGCGTCTTTTCTTCCTCAGCGCGGAGTGTATCCAGTCGTTCGTCGCTGTGCTCAATGCCGATGAGTTCTTTTTCCGCATTCGCGGCATAAGCCAACAATTCTTCGATGCTTTCCACTTTATAGCGGCGCTTCAGCGTCTTGATGAGTTCCAAGCGTTCTTCGATCTCATCCAAGCGTGCCGGGTCGTGCTCCAGGTTATCGGCGTAGCGCGCCATGGTACGGCCTAGCTCCTGCACATTGGTGCTAAGCTCTTCCGCCAGTTCGTAATCTTCGCTGAGCGATTTATCAATATCGGCCAGCTTGCTCATCAATTGGGCCACTTGCATCAATTGGTCGATGGCGGAAGCGGTTTCGTCGTCCCCATCGCCCGTGAGCAGGGCACTGGCCGCATTTGCAAGTGTCGCCAGGTGCTCACTATTGGAGAGGCGGTCCCGTTCTGTTTCCATCGCGGCGACTTCACCAGGGTTGAGTTCTGCCGTGCTGATTTCTTCAATCTCATCTCGCAGGCGGCGCGCCCGGCGTTCCAGCGCTTCTTTATCGCTTTGCAGGGTATGGATTTCTGCACGGGTATGATTTAGCGTGCTGACAACTTGTGCCAGGGCACTACGCACTTCCAGCAGATCAGCGTAGCGATCCAGCAAATCCAGATGTGCACGTGGGCGCAGCAGGGAAAGATGCGCACTTTGCCCGTGAATATCGACAAGGAGTTCGCCAATTTCTTGCAGCAGATCGGCGCTGACGGTGACGCCATTGATGCGCGCTACACTGCGCCCAGAAGTGCTGCGGATTTCCCGGCTGAAGATGAGGACAGAGGGCTGTTCCCCCGGTTCGATCAGCGATTCGCGTTCCAGAATGGGCACGATCTGCTCACGAAGCTGCGCATCCAGGGCGAAGGTCGCTTCGATGATCGCTTTATCGGAGCCAGCGCGAATATAGCTGGTATCTGTTTTGCCACCGACGAGCATTTCCATAGCATCGACGATGATGGATTTACCCGCACCTGTTTCCCCTGTAATGACATTGAAGCCATCGCTAAAAGACAGGGTAAGCTGCTCGATGATGGCGAAATTTTCAATGCGGAGTTCTTCTAGCATAGTGAAATAATTGTTTCCTGTAGATCAACGACAGTCACGAATGTTGTCTTGTGCAGCCTATTGTAACGAATCGCGTATCGTAGTGATATAACAATAACGCCAGAAATCGCACAGAATAGCCTCTATCGCTCTGATATGTGCTTAAACTAACGTGTATCCTTTATATTCGCCGCATAAAGCGATTGTAGATTGCGGCACCCATCGTCCCGGCACAAAGAATCAGCGGAATGTTGATGATGGCTTCCACATTAAACGTCAGCACCCCAAAGCGCAAAAAGATATAGACAGTTGGCGTGAGGATGGCCGCCAGGGCCACTGCTATGATGGCAACCGTCGCCGACTGCCTACCCACGCGTCGCCCGGTGGCCTGGCGAGCCAGGGTAGCGATATAGCTGCCTGCCGCCGTCCCGATGAAGATAGCGATCATCCAGCTAAAAAAGCCCCCGAAGCCAGCGACGAACAACGTAATGATGCATACGATCAATGCCGCCGGGAAGATAATGCCAGCTGTTATCAGGTAATCTCGGCTTGTGCCCGTGAAGAAGCGGTCATCGCTGGCTTTGGCCTCTTCCTTACCCATGTAACCCGTGGGCGTGTGTACATAACAATACGAACACAGCAGCCTATCAGAGCGGATACTGCGCAGCATCATCTCATCATCAGGATGCTTGCACCGTGGTTTGATCGGGCACGTTGCAAGGCGTTCTTCTTCCAATGAATCGTATGATGACTTGTTCAGCGATGTGTCATTCATGGTCCTACTTAGTTACCTCTATAACTGTATCTGCATTGCTGACAGTGTACAGCAACTTGCGGCTTACAGAGCGTGACGTTTGGCCTGTGATCATGCCTCCGGGTCACGCTGCCCATCTGTATGTTGTTTCATGCTGATGATGTTATCCAGCGAGACATTGCGTTTACCGCTCGACGTTATCCGTGGCTCCAGACGATCCAGCAGGGAGCGATAAAAATAGCTGCGCGAGCGTAAGCGCACAAAGCTGCTGCTGTGCTCGCTGGCACTGATGCGCACGACGTCATCGGATGTTAAAGTGCCTAATTGGATGCCATCAACCGTAATCAGCATGCCGTTACGGTTCTCATCAGCGGATTTAACACCCACGGTAGAGCCTTCGCTCAGGATGATGGCGCGGTCCATACTCAGATGTGGGGCCGTCGGTACAATCAGGATATTCTTGAGGTCCGGTGGCAAGATGGGCCCGCCGACTGCCAGCGCATAGGCTGTGGAGCCTGTCGGTGTGGCGATGATGATGGCGTCTGTGTTGTAGGTCGTTGTCCAGTGATTATCGATGTAAGCGTCGAGCTGCACCATGCGCCCTGGTCCATCGCCGCTAATGACGACATCATTGACAGCATCACTTTGCATCTTCAGGGTGCCATCCTGGTAGACCTGGGCTGTAATCATCATGCGCGATTCGATCCAGTAATCGCCAGCCAGCACACGGTCCAGCGCGGCATCCCAATCATCAGGCCGGGCAATTTCTGTGACAAAGCCCAATCGGCCCATATTGACGCCCAATACCGGGACGTTATGCGGCGCGCAGGCTCGCGCGGCGCGGAACATCGTGCCATCACCCCCAATGGCGACGGCCATCTGCACATACCGTATATCATCGGAGACATCTGTTTCGTCCCATTGTTCATACAGGCAGGTTTTAATCCCCCGCTTTTGTAAGCTGCTCTCGATGCGTTGGGCGACGGGGAAGGTCGCCTTGCGTTTGGGATGGGCGAGAATGCCGACTTTCTTAAGTTCTTGCAAAGGAAAGACTCCTGTTGCGTTGCATAAAAAGCTCAACTTCAGTCTACCCTTTGTGGCCGGGTGGTGCCAACTGATTTGTCATCGCCATACGCCGATGATCGACACAAACAAGCCCCAAACTTCTAACACCTTCTCACTTGTTCTGATGATAGCACAGATGTTCTGTAAAAGATATGCCTCTGATGCCGGAATCACTTATCTGGGCTTTTTATTTTTACTTTACAAAGCCTTAAACCCTGGTTAATACGCACACGTGTCGCCTTAACAAAAGTGGGGCTCGTTCGTTAACACTGCCAAGCTACATTACACGCCGACGTGAGGAGCGTCTTGATATCTCACTTGCAGATAAAAAGTAGGAGCCCTACAAAGATGCAAAAATTTCGTTTTGGACTGTTTGTGACTGTTATTCTGGCCCTGGTGATGGCGCTCCCGGCCTTTGCCCAGGATATTGTTGAATTGCCAGAAGTTGATCCGCTGGATGTGACGGGTGATGTTGTGACCGCTGGTAGCTCCACGGTGTACCCGCTGTCAGAACGCATGGTGGAAGTCTTCCGCGATGCAGGTTACGCTGGCGAAATCTCAATCGATGAGATTGGTTCCGGCGCTGGTTTTGAGCGCTTCTGCGTCGCTGGCGAGACAGACATCAGCAATGCCAGCCGCGCGATCCGCGACACAGAAATCGAGAGCTGCAACGAAATTGGTCGTGAGCCGATTGAGTTCCGCATCGGCACCGACGCCATCACCGTGGCAGTCAGCTCCGACAATGACTTCGTGACCGATGTAACGACCGAAGAATTGGCACAGATCTTCAGCACAGCTGAGACCTGGGCGGATGTGCGCGCCGAATGGCCTGCTGAACCGATTCAGCGCTTCATTCCTGGCACCGACAGCGGCACCTTCGACTACTTCGTGGAAGAAATCTTCGAAGAAGACGAAGCACCGATCCTGGCAGCCAGCAACACGCAGCTTTCCGAGAATGACAACGTGCTGGTGCAGGGTATCCAGGGCAGCCCGTACGCGATTGGCTTCTTCGGCTTCGCTTACTATGCAGAGAACGAAGACACCCTGAATGCCGTCAGCATCGATGGTGTGACCCCGACCGCTGAAACAGCCGAAGACGGCAGCTACCCGCTGGCTCGTCCGCTGTTCATCTACAGCGACGCCACCATCATGGCCGAAAAGCCGCAGGTTGCTCAGTTCATCAACTACTACCTGACCCACGTGAACGAAGAAATCTCCGAAGTTGGTTACTTCCCGGCCAGCGATGCCGCCCTCAATGGCGCTCGTGAAGCCTGGTTAGAAGCCACTGGCATGAGCACCGGCGAAGACATGGAAGCCACCGAAGAAGCGATGGAAGAAGTCGAACTGGTCGAACTGCCGGCTGTTGATCCGCTGGATGTGACGGGTGATGTTGTGAC
The Phototrophicus methaneseepsis DNA segment above includes these coding regions:
- a CDS encoding DUF6414 family protein — protein: MSYDQNSNYPIPVYLNQQIVFDLLAVKEDGFSMIRTVKTSENEENTKGKSLQGNVGVNNVFALLGIGLEANKDEAQTQSGKTQSQQEKIHTPNSLFAKLRTILQKEKVIRQDIDINKLKVGDFVEVDVTLTKAPLISILETYLELIKYKSLFGDASSNSSAKKQKLSPDKQLQELLVAISPKNAIPLIDTQDKIQIIISAKIDFFLNQDVSEALDGEFRVLGKVTRLVKEKDETISLLNRTSFSLFSSDVFRTMIDDLNNLGEYALNLPYVQLEINSPAIQIMPIAIFR
- a CDS encoding rhodanese-like domain-containing protein; the encoded protein is MSKSKSQSKSKTVTPAKQSNTVFIVAALVVVVIGAAAAFFLVNPPAANTASVNTTDLMANEDPVLISPEAYNTEFAGVDHYLLDVRTPDEFNTSHIAGAHNISVDLIASRINELPTDKPIVVYCRSGNRSSQAAQILDEAGFTGVYDLGGTNQWTSAGYNLCIGC
- the recN gene encoding DNA repair protein RecN — its product is MLEELRIENFAIIEQLTLSFSDGFNVITGETGAGKSIIVDAMEMLVGGKTDTSYIRAGSDKAIIEATFALDAQLREQIVPILERESLIEPGEQPSVLIFSREIRSTSGRSVARINGVTVSADLLQEIGELLVDIHGQSAHLSLLRPRAHLDLLDRYADLLEVRSALAQVVSTLNHTRAEIHTLQSDKEALERRARRLRDEIEEISTAELNPGEVAAMETERDRLSNSEHLATLANAASALLTGDGDDETASAIDQLMQVAQLMSKLADIDKSLSEDYELAEELSTNVQELGRTMARYADNLEHDPARLDEIEERLELIKTLKRRYKVESIEELLAYAANAEKELIGIEHSDERLDTLRAEEEKTLRHIGELAERMHKVREFAGRNLSRKVVKELKDLRMENTRFEVIIETTEDPEAGCYMGDKRYSFDTTGIDTLEFMMSANPGEPLRPLAKVASGGEAARIMLALKRVLTQADETPILIFDEIDQGIGGRIGAVVGEKLWALSKGHQVMAVTHLPQLASFADKHYHVRKKVSQKRTQTVITALDSDDKRVSELADMLGTLGETGKESAREILDAARNRKHALAAEPS
- a CDS encoding NAD(+)/NADH kinase codes for the protein MQELKKVGILAHPKRKATFPVAQRIESSLQKRGIKTCLYEQWDETDVSDDIRYVQMAVAIGGDGTMFRAARACAPHNVPVLGVNMGRLGFVTEIARPDDWDAALDRVLAGDYWIESRMMITAQVYQDGTLKMQSDAVNDVVISGDGPGRMVQLDAYIDNHWTTTYNTDAIIIATPTGSTAYALAVGGPILPPDLKNILIVPTAPHLSMDRAIILSEGSTVGVKSADENRNGMLITVDGIQLGTLTSDDVVRISASEHSSSFVRLRSRSYFYRSLLDRLEPRITSSGKRNVSLDNIISMKQHTDGQRDPEA
- a CDS encoding PstS family phosphate ABC transporter substrate-binding protein, which produces MQKFRFGLFVTVILALVMALPAFAQDIVELPEVDPLDVTGDVVTAGSSTVYPLSERMVEVFRDAGYAGEISIDEIGSGAGFERFCVAGETDISNASRAIRDTEIESCNEIGREPIEFRIGTDAITVAVSSDNDFVTDVTTEELAQIFSTAETWADVRAEWPAEPIQRFIPGTDSGTFDYFVEEIFEEDEAPILAASNTQLSENDNVLVQGIQGSPYAIGFFGFAYYAENEDTLNAVSIDGVTPTAETAEDGSYPLARPLFIYSDATIMAEKPQVAQFINYYLTHVNEEISEVGYFPASDAALNGAREAWLEATGMSTGEDMEATEEAMEEVELVELPAVDPLDVTGDVVTAGSSTVYPLSERMVEVFRDAGYAGEISIDEIGSGAGFERFCVAGETDISNASRAIRDTEIESCNEIGREPIEFRIGTDAITVAVSSDNDFVTDVTTEELAQIFSTAETWADVRAEWPAEPIQRFIPGTDSGTFDYFVEEIFEEDEAPILGASNTQLSENDNVLVQGIQGSPYAIGFFGFAYYAENEDTLNAVSIDGVTPTAETAEDGSYPLARPLFIYSDATIMAEKPQVAQFINYYLTHVNEEISEVGYFPASDAALNGAREAWLAAVGE